A portion of the Terriglobales bacterium genome contains these proteins:
- a CDS encoding UDP-glucose/GDP-mannose dehydrogenase family protein has product MKIAIVGSGYVGLVAAGCFAELEHQVLCVDNDAQKLAALERGECPIHEEFLPELLKDYRGNRLVFRADLAGAVAESEVVFLTVSTPTGADGKTDLTNLEQAARAIARGIASGGGYKVIVEKSTVPVFTAEWLAEVLAVSGAPRERFDVVANPEFLREGSAVCDFLFPDRIVVGAESERARQALRAVYAPLTSGGYYARADAIPAPDRARIPPPLLETSRRSAELIKQAANAYLALRISFINAVANVCDAVETSVDEVREGLGSDARIGPAFLRPGIGYGGACFAKDLAAFRAVAEEQGCDFRLLEEVQRINDEQRERFLERVREAVWTIKGKRLAVLGLAFKGGTDDIRESPALGVVERLLAEGASVTAYDPAAMARAQEVFGERIACAEDAYEAAEDADALLVLTDWEEFAALDLGRLRQALRYPVVVDGRNLFDPARMAEEGFYYSSVGRPQSAPREPRVLKMRKAS; this is encoded by the coding sequence ATGAAGATCGCGATCGTCGGTTCAGGATACGTTGGGCTGGTGGCCGCGGGCTGCTTCGCCGAGCTGGAACACCAGGTCCTCTGCGTCGACAACGACGCGCAAAAACTCGCGGCGCTGGAGCGCGGCGAGTGCCCCATCCACGAAGAATTCCTTCCCGAACTCCTCAAGGACTACCGCGGCAACCGGCTGGTGTTCCGCGCGGACCTGGCAGGCGCGGTGGCGGAGAGCGAGGTCGTGTTCCTGACGGTGTCGACGCCGACGGGCGCGGACGGGAAGACCGACCTGACCAACCTCGAGCAGGCGGCGCGCGCGATCGCGCGGGGCATCGCGAGCGGCGGCGGATACAAGGTCATCGTCGAGAAGAGCACCGTGCCGGTGTTCACGGCGGAGTGGCTGGCAGAGGTGCTGGCGGTGAGCGGGGCGCCGCGGGAGCGCTTCGACGTGGTGGCGAACCCGGAGTTCCTGCGAGAAGGCTCGGCGGTGTGCGACTTCCTGTTTCCCGACCGCATCGTGGTGGGGGCGGAGAGCGAGCGGGCGCGCCAGGCGCTGCGCGCGGTGTACGCGCCGCTGACTTCGGGCGGATATTACGCGCGGGCCGACGCGATCCCGGCGCCCGACCGTGCGCGCATCCCGCCGCCGCTGCTGGAGACCTCGCGGCGGAGCGCGGAGCTGATCAAGCAGGCGGCGAATGCGTACCTGGCGCTGCGCATCTCGTTCATCAACGCGGTGGCGAACGTGTGCGACGCGGTGGAAACGAGCGTGGACGAGGTGCGGGAAGGGCTGGGGTCGGATGCGCGCATCGGGCCGGCGTTCCTGCGGCCGGGGATCGGGTACGGGGGCGCGTGCTTCGCGAAAGACCTGGCGGCGTTCCGCGCGGTGGCGGAGGAGCAGGGTTGCGACTTCCGGCTGCTCGAAGAAGTGCAGCGCATCAACGACGAGCAGCGCGAGCGGTTCCTGGAGCGCGTGCGGGAAGCGGTGTGGACGATCAAGGGCAAGCGGCTGGCGGTGCTGGGCCTGGCGTTCAAGGGCGGGACCGACGACATCCGGGAATCGCCGGCGCTGGGGGTGGTGGAGCGGCTGCTGGCGGAGGGCGCGAGCGTGACGGCGTACGACCCGGCGGCGATGGCGCGGGCGCAGGAGGTGTTCGGGGAGCGCATCGCGTGCGCGGAGGACGCCTACGAGGCGGCCGAGGACGCCGACGCGCTGCTGGTCCTGACGGATTGGGAGGAGTTCGCGGCGCTCGACCTCGGGCGGCTGCGGCAGGCGCTGCGCTACCCGGTGGTGGTCGATGGGCGCAACCTGTTCGACCCGGCGCGCATGGCGGAAGAAGGTTTCTACTACTCGAGCGTGGGGCGTCCACAGAGCGCGCCGCGGGAGCCGCGCGTGCTGAAGATGAGGAAGGCAAGCTGA
- a CDS encoding peroxiredoxin, which translates to MLRKLLIALVLLLVAFAAVAYWALYVNYPKPQIASNAGKPVPDFTLPDQDGKPLTLSALRGQPVVLIFYRGYWUPFCMMQLRRFAEHKAEFDQLHAQIVAISVDDQEHAKLVYDKQVNGRFPILSDTTLATIRQYGLFHEKGNRGQDIAIRATLVLDKDGIERWRYPATSVPDIPSPEAVLAELRKLK; encoded by the coding sequence ATGCTGCGCAAGCTCCTGATCGCCCTGGTCCTGCTGCTGGTCGCGTTCGCGGCCGTCGCGTACTGGGCGCTCTACGTGAACTATCCCAAGCCGCAGATCGCCTCCAACGCCGGCAAGCCCGTCCCCGACTTCACCCTTCCCGACCAGGACGGCAAGCCGCTCACGCTCTCCGCGCTGCGTGGCCAGCCCGTGGTCCTCATCTTCTACCGCGGTTACTGGTGACCCTTCTGCATGATGCAGCTCCGCAGGTTCGCGGAGCACAAAGCCGAGTTCGACCAGCTCCACGCCCAGATCGTAGCCATCAGCGTCGACGACCAGGAACACGCCAAGCTCGTCTACGACAAGCAGGTCAACGGCAGGTTCCCCATCCTCAGCGACACCACTCTCGCCACCATTCGCCAGTACGGCTTGTTCCACGAGAAAGGCAATCGCGGGCAGGACATCGCCATTCGCGCCACCCTCGTGCTCGATAAGGACGGCATCGAGCGCTGGCGCTACCCGGCCACCTCCGTCCCCGACATTCCCAGCCCCGAAGCAGTCCTGGCCGAGCTGCGCAAGCTGAAGTAA
- a CDS encoding deoxyguanosinetriphosphate triphosphohydrolase — MPAPYAVRVEDSRGRRFPEPPHPYRNDFQRDRDRVIHSRAFRRQQNKTQVFTRRYSDHFRNRLTHTLEVSQISRTIAAQLGLNTDLVEALALVHDVGHPPFGHAGEKSLDQAMRAHGDSFDHNLHALRIVEDFELRYADFRGLNLTFEVREGIVKHSHDYDAATYPQLAEYLLDQRPPLEAQLIDLTDEIGYNTADLDDAFEARLLAVPQIRSGVPLFEAFYRDVERRYPQAIEKLKFNEAVKGMLNLMVTDLIENTRRRIAAAKVRSLDDVRRHPERLAAFSPEVEQQRRQCKEFLYANVYMSPGLRPEKDRAERVITELFQHFIAHPETLPAAYQEYARAQALPRVVCDYVAGMTDNYIFEQHAKLLGGRSKP, encoded by the coding sequence ATGCCCGCGCCCTACGCCGTGCGCGTCGAGGACTCCCGCGGCCGCCGCTTCCCCGAGCCGCCGCATCCCTACCGCAACGACTTCCAGCGCGACCGCGACCGCGTCATCCACTCCCGCGCCTTCCGCCGCCAGCAGAACAAGACCCAGGTCTTCACCCGCCGCTACTCCGACCACTTCCGCAACCGCCTCACCCACACCCTCGAGGTCTCGCAGATCTCCCGCACCATCGCCGCCCAGCTCGGCCTGAACACCGACCTGGTCGAGGCCCTCGCGCTCGTCCACGACGTCGGCCATCCCCCCTTCGGACACGCCGGCGAGAAGTCGCTCGACCAGGCCATGCGCGCGCACGGCGACTCCTTCGACCACAACCTCCACGCCCTTCGCATCGTCGAGGACTTCGAGCTGCGCTACGCCGACTTCCGCGGTCTCAACCTCACCTTCGAGGTCCGCGAGGGCATCGTCAAGCACTCCCACGACTACGACGCCGCCACCTACCCCCAGCTCGCCGAGTACCTGCTCGACCAGCGCCCGCCTCTCGAAGCCCAGCTCATCGACCTCACCGACGAGATCGGCTACAACACCGCCGACCTCGACGACGCCTTCGAAGCCCGCCTCCTCGCCGTCCCGCAGATCCGCTCCGGCGTCCCGCTGTTCGAGGCCTTCTACCGCGACGTCGAGCGCCGCTACCCCCAGGCCATCGAGAAGCTCAAGTTCAACGAGGCGGTCAAGGGCATGCTGAACCTGATGGTGACGGACTTGATCGAGAACACCCGCCGCCGCATCGCCGCCGCCAAAGTCCGCTCCCTCGACGACGTCCGCCGCCACCCCGAGCGCCTCGCCGCCTTCAGCCCCGAGGTCGAGCAGCAGCGCCGCCAGTGCAAGGAGTTCCTCTACGCCAACGTCTACATGAGCCCGGGACTCAGGCCGGAAAAGGACCGCGCCGAGCGCGTCATCACCGAGCTCTTCCAGCACTTCATCGCGCACCCCGAGACCCTCCCCGCCGCCTACCAGGAATACGCGCGCGCCCAGGCGCTGCCCCGCGTCGTCTGCGACTACGTCGCCGGCATGACCGATAACTACATCTTCGAGCAGCACGCCAAACTCCTCGGCGGCCGCTCGAAACCCTGA
- a CDS encoding UDP-glucuronic acid decarboxylase family protein has product MRALVTGGAGFLGSHLCDALVAEGHRVIALDNLLTGSATNLAQLRNEPRFEFVEHDVVQPFDLGAVDYVFHLASPASPVDYMQHALETLAAGSQGTWRALECARQHGAKFLLASTSECYGDPREHPQRETYWGNVNPVGPRSVYDEAKRFAEATTMAWWRYRKVDTRIARIFNTYGPRMQLNDGRVIPNFMKQALRGEDLTVYGDGSQTRSFCYVSDLVEGLLRLARGDDHLPVNLGNPEEFTVLDCAQLVLLVTRSRSRLRYEALPEDDPRQRCPDISKARALLGWEPSVCLGDGLKRSLEYFRAALVAEQSMRAAS; this is encoded by the coding sequence ATGCGCGCGCTCGTCACCGGAGGAGCGGGGTTCCTGGGCTCGCACCTGTGCGACGCGCTGGTGGCCGAGGGACATCGCGTGATCGCGCTCGACAACCTGTTGACGGGAAGCGCGACCAACCTCGCGCAGCTGCGGAACGAGCCGCGATTCGAATTCGTGGAACACGACGTCGTCCAGCCATTCGACCTGGGCGCCGTCGACTACGTGTTCCACCTGGCGTCGCCGGCAAGCCCGGTCGACTACATGCAGCACGCACTCGAGACGCTGGCGGCCGGGTCGCAGGGGACCTGGCGGGCGCTCGAGTGCGCGCGGCAACACGGCGCGAAGTTCCTGCTGGCCTCGACCTCGGAGTGCTACGGCGACCCGCGGGAGCACCCGCAGCGCGAGACGTACTGGGGGAACGTGAACCCGGTGGGGCCGCGCTCGGTCTACGACGAGGCCAAGCGCTTCGCCGAGGCGACGACGATGGCGTGGTGGCGGTACCGCAAGGTGGACACGCGCATCGCGCGCATCTTCAACACCTACGGCCCGCGCATGCAGCTGAACGACGGGCGCGTGATCCCGAACTTCATGAAGCAGGCGCTGCGCGGCGAGGACCTGACGGTGTATGGCGACGGCTCGCAGACGCGGTCGTTCTGCTACGTGTCCGACCTGGTGGAAGGGCTGCTGCGGCTGGCGCGGGGTGACGACCACCTGCCGGTGAACCTGGGGAACCCGGAAGAGTTCACGGTGCTGGACTGCGCGCAGCTGGTGCTGCTGGTGACGCGGTCGCGCTCGCGGCTGCGGTACGAGGCGCTGCCGGAAGACGATCCGCGGCAGCGCTGCCCGGACATCAGCAAGGCGCGCGCGCTGCTGGGGTGGGAGCCGTCGGTGTGCCTGGGCGACGGGCTGAAGCGCTCGCTGGAGTACTTCCGCGCGGCGCTGGTGGCGGAGCAGTCGATGCGGGCGGCGTCATGA
- a CDS encoding VOC family protein yields MIKGIKFASIPVRDQDQALEFYTQKLGFQVQTDQAMGPGQRWIELKIPGADTMVVLFTMEEHREWIGKQQNLVFWADNVEKTYAELVGRGVTFAHPPKKEPWGTYTTFADPDGNKFVLGTK; encoded by the coding sequence ATGATCAAAGGCATCAAGTTCGCGAGCATTCCCGTCCGGGACCAGGACCAAGCGCTGGAGTTCTACACGCAGAAACTCGGCTTCCAGGTGCAGACGGACCAGGCGATGGGGCCGGGGCAGCGCTGGATCGAGCTCAAGATCCCCGGCGCCGACACGATGGTGGTGCTGTTCACGATGGAGGAGCACCGGGAGTGGATCGGCAAGCAGCAGAACCTCGTGTTCTGGGCCGACAACGTGGAGAAGACGTATGCGGAACTGGTGGGGCGCGGGGTGACGTTCGCGCATCCGCCGAAGAAGGAGCCGTGGGGGACGTACACGACGTTCGCGGATCCGGACGGCAACAAGTTCGTGCTGGGGACGAAGTAG
- a CDS encoding helix-turn-helix domain-containing protein → MALLLDPYVFNVLMRDLTGHDRRPAAFIVYLALWWKSAHDEDMQLSLQQLADATGLSKSAVQASVRLLTRRRLLRADRDLPTSVPRYSLLRPWAR, encoded by the coding sequence ATGGCGCTGCTGCTCGACCCGTACGTCTTCAACGTCCTGATGCGCGACCTCACCGGGCACGACCGCCGCCCCGCGGCCTTCATCGTGTATCTCGCGTTGTGGTGGAAATCGGCGCACGACGAGGACATGCAGCTCAGCCTCCAGCAGCTCGCCGACGCCACCGGCTTGTCGAAGTCCGCGGTCCAGGCCTCCGTCCGCCTGCTCACCCGCCGCCGCCTCCTGCGCGCCGACCGCGACCTCCCTACCTCGGTCCCGCGCTACTCCCTGCTCCGCCCCTGGGCGCGCTAA